aaattaagcttgggagaacccgcgactctgtgaactcgaaaagtacaacgGGCAACCGcgtcgcgcaagttttaccaacaagatattctccgctattttgctataCCGGACAGTTCCATACGCCCAGATCGTcatcagcccataccaaaggagcttgactccaggcaaatcagcaatagatcagatttgctctctgcggcaagcgatggaaaaatcgCTGGAATCAGTTccgccatcttttcatcgatttcaaggccgcctatgttAGAATagtcagagtaaaactgtacccgGCCATGGGGAATTCGACTAAATAAGGATAAGgatggctgaccctgaccaatgtgcgaggccagataaaagcagcaagatcactctcgagaccattcaacatcaacaacggtgtaagaCAAGGTGGTACCCTATCATGACGGTGAAATCTGCACACGATTAATGGTTCCGCTAGAAAGGTCTCACCTTGAGGTCAAGGTTCTTACtgcataagacaatgatcttgctaggcctcatgtattcctcggagaactgggttcttagcaagaaaaattgcgagctgttggcggcattcgagagaagaatcctacgaagaatttttagccccctacatgaggatgagcaTTAccacggttgtggataaaatctggcttattcgattgcggtgggcgggtcacttaattcgtatggtccAGTCTGGAAAGTCTTAAAGGGCACAGTACAcagtagaaaaaaaagatgtgGCCCTGCCTCAGATAGAGCGGTGGCTTAGATCAGGAGATCGgcactggagttccttactaatgcaggcctagaccggttattACGCTGTTGATGATGCAGTAAGTGAATTTCTATTCTTTGTATTATCATGCATGTGTGCTGGGTCTTCATTAATTAAAACAAGGTGCACAATGAGCTTGATTTATAGAACAGGTCCAATCGACGACGAGATTAGACATCCACTGCTCGTGCATTTTTTCTGCGTCATCACTCTTAACTATGTAAAATTCCAAACAACACATTCCCAGTACTATGCGACCATAATATCATTTTATTAGACATAAAAAAGGATCGTTCCATCATTTGTGAACATAAActaatcatatatatatattttcttgaAATCACTTTTAAACTATGCAAGTGTATGAAACAATTGGCAGCGGCGAGATGCTAGCATGATAATATCATGTACAAAATCAATTTAACCTTATATATTTCTCAATCATCGTAAAGTAAAATATGTAACATTATTTATAATGTAAGGAAGAGAATCTCAATGAAAATAGTGTAATGCATCATGTGCTCACTCTCCTTTTTTCGAGAAAAAGAATGCAGAGCCCCCCACAAGTCTGTGCCTGGAAAGCTCTTCATCTTTCTAAGCGTTTTAGTCTCGTGTCCGCAGACCCCACACAGATGTCCTACGTGTTCCTACTGTTGGCCGGGCCACGGAACTgtgtataaatttgttaattccTACAGTTGGAAATGTGTTTTGGAGCATTTGCAGAGCTGTTTCGGACAGGAGACCAAAGACGTCTAGAAATGAGAGTGATGTCAGTTTACCGAGATccctgaaaaaaatgaataaaatcatTAGTTTGAACGCCTGCAAATTGAAGTAAGAAACTCACATATAAGCAGTTGCTGATATACAGTAACACCGCGATAATGATAAATATTCTAAATCCTTAAACTTCGTCACCAGCCCGATTGCTGCCGATGTTAATGCTGTGCAGTCAGATAAGTCTAATTCCAGCAGTCCCGGGCACCGCTTTCCTAATATTTCTAAATCTGTAAAGTGTGTTTGGGTTAAATAGTTTCCAAATCAATCGAAAGTTAAATGAAGTTTTGGATAAATTACTTACAGGAGTCTGTCATTGACCGTCTGCAACCGGCAATATTAAGCCGTAATAAATTCGGCGTAACGTTCTGCACCAGAGCATTGACGCATCCCTCATCCAAATGCGACCAAGCAACATTTAGGCTGTGCAAATTGGTCAGATTCAACATCATAGTTTTCATACTAGAAGGTCTTATTCCTTCGCTCATTGCCAGATTCAGGGCCTCTAAGTGGACATTCTGAGCTATTTCATCACATATTTCATCGTTTATCTGGACGTGCTCGAGACTTAACTTCTTTAGTTGACGACATTTCGACAGGAGCATTTTTAGAGAGGGTTTTGTGATTACAGCCATACTCAAGTCTAAATATTGCAATTTTGATTGAAACTCCGGAGAGCTTTCAAGACTATCCGGCTCGAATACTGGATGTGCCatctgaaaagaaaaagggATTGGTTTCCGAATGTTAAGGCGTCTTTTGACACTCAAGCCATATGCAAAAGGTGACTACTTTTCTACTTGCTTACCTCTGCTTGAGCCAATCGTAATATCACTACGCCCCGCGAAATAATCTTGCCAAGAGCTCCTGCTCGCAATGTTTTACAGCCTAAATCTAATCGTGTCCAGAGCGACTCGTCCTGTGCTAATCGGTGAAAACGACGGCAAACATAGCTGCATCGAATCAACGTCTTCTTCGGTAACCACTTGAATACTTGCAACAACACCTCATCTGATActtttttgaatggatccttgccACCATTATTGGCGTTCATCATTTTTGGCCGATACAGGAAAAAGTTTTCATCCGGAATAGTTGTTTGCTTTTTGATCGAAGTCGCGTCATTGTTGTTGTTCTGTGTGATGTTGTTCAAATTGTTATTACAGGCCACGGTCGCAAGCGGACTCCGGCCTTTTGAATTTGAACAAGCTACGACTTTCTTATGCAGCCGATCCATTGGTTTGTTGTCTGTGTAGATTTCGATGTTTGTGTTGCCGACTTTATAGCTACAAGGGAGTAACGTCTCGTTGGGATCGACGAAGTTTGCGTTACATATTGTGGTGTCATTGGGTGAATTCGAAATTTCTTCTGATTCCGTACTGCTTTTGTTTTCGTTACTCTGGCTGCATAGAGCATTTAATAACTCACTGGATTGAGCGGATGATGACGAGTCATCAGATTCTAGTATTCCAATTCCCATTTCCTCAAGTAATTCGTGTCCTTCGTCGTCAGTGAGTATTCGAAGTATTTTTGGCGTTAGCCGCGCTCGTTTGCTGCAATATATGAATTTACACAAATTAGATGAACGTAGTTTGACGCTttattagttagtttagtttacttaggggagccgcagctccgagcactaagGCCATTctaaggcccattgtactatccctgtaaatcgcctattcaatggcttcccgcctacggcgttcgcaggctttagcgaacctgagaacattctccagaggcagacagtgtgcagattctttattgaagaaaaccttcccaaggtatcttcgtctgagatctgaggaggccgggcagctgcataaaaattgcaaggccgtctcctcctcatattggctgcacattgccgaaaccaccaccccaatcttttccatatggtactttaaggagcagtgtcccgttaaaaaccctaatagggttttcatgtcccacttctaagagacaacaaaaatggaaggattttcgcctgccggcaagagttcaaattcctctactcggctgcgtgaacccttgcaatttcagatttgagagtAAATTTGAcagtggatccagaccctcggcgagccagtctgccagCCTCCTCGTTACCAGCGATATTAGagtgcacccacatcaggactGTTTCGGTCAGtctgccaagtttcagcagcacctaatgacaactccacaccaactggcttgatatgtcgttgctgtttagtgctggtaatgccgcctgactgtcggaacagattcgaatggtgcgaccccttcatttttgtcgcagacattcttctgttgccaatgaaatagcatatatctccgcctggaatatggtcgtcatttttccgaggggtcgggccagttccacaATTAGATTCCCCCGGAACATCGCTGCGCCTGATCCgctctccatgactgacccgtcggtgaagattattaagtctgatggggttttattatggatgtatacattcagtgtatccgttttggtgaaagcccCAGGTCTTacttatcgcattcctacagcaccagaacaatctgcaagatttctgatattgttcctggatatgatgcttccacgttaacttggagtcgaaatatactcctaagtacttgactgtttgtgccagctgcatTTCCGCCcccgctaaggtgggtagcgtatagctgccccacttgacgttcctagtgaacataactattccagtctttctagcgttcaccgtgagtccattgtagAGGCACCAACAAACGGTTACATACTGTGTCcgtaaacttgccggtaattattacggccaggtcgtccgcaaatgcttgcccgAAAACTTTTTCgacctccaggagccatagcagggtatccattactgaaatgtgaatttttctccactctagcatgtgactgACGGtgaactgattagcagcggttcgattccatgctgtcttgctgcatcacaaattgtcgcaaatgaggcatatttgaaggcacctttgatgtccatgaatgcgcctaagacatattctttttcggacatcgccttttcaatttttgccgtgagtccCAGGAAGTGCTGTATCCgtgaatttgcctttctggttggtgaagtggccacttaggaatgtgtgtgtttcttatgaaccgatctactagcatTTCTAGTCTTTTTAGTATaaaagacgttagactgatcggtcggaagctttttgcgtctgtgcagTTGGGTTCCCTGgattgggaatgaataacacctttatATCAcgtcagttaattggaatataagcgtgtgcaaggcatgcgcgatatatattccgaatatgtagacccagggcatccaatCCCTCTATTGCTAGTGCAAGAATTataccatccggacctgcagacttgatatctatggaacgagttaagtgCCCATTTTACTATAGTGAtattactttgcatgccagatttcaGTCTCTCGGTTAAGGACTGTATGCATCTGTTGGTCCCGAGAttggattttggatgctgcttgGATGTTTCAAGTAAATGATTTGGCATTTCTTCATCACTTTCtctgtacctcccgttctgtaaaagtaaataacccagcttttGGCTACATTATTTAACAAGAATCCGTTTCATgttgatcgtttagccgatcttatgcttttctttagagccttctgtgcttctttatagcgattccattCAGCCGCTGAATaaaccaataaagcgggaccccataccgcacacaaactgattAATCAGGCGAAGGCACATCTCccaaatactgagagccaagtgattacacccaagaagggagaagttgggacgtcaagcagtgcatGCAAGGTTAGCAACCAACAAACgctactgctcaaaaagcaggaactAGCAagagcacgtctgagataaatatatcagacgtcagcaAGGAGACGGTTTCAggggcgcaggtgctaaatggtacctgcgctatctgaaagaaggcctgaaaccagaagaggcctatCACGTTAACAACTTAAAATGTTTCTATCTTTCAAGTAATGAAGATTTTCAAATCTATttcgaatatttaaattttaatttaataatcgaaataaatttcgaatgctgcagatcctgccgcgccacatcactccgcccccagacgaaacctagggggtttcggcgacggatcccggaacttcgttccccgttaatccacaaagcggacacgacgctgcttcggggcgcacacgggtttcagcctggacaaagagatcGCCTtcttgtgtccaccgatctcgagctgaaagaaatgttctcccctctcgagaacgcggtacgggccctcatatggaggctgcagcagcttccggacggcatccgtcctgatcagcacgtgcgtgcatgtgtccagttccttgggcaaacaagcaggtatggacgagtgtcgagtgggtggtggcgctttgatgcgtcggagattgtccctcagcagacgcaccaaccccgactccgtgagacccgatctcttgctCAGGATAGAgctaagccatctttaccggagccgagaaagtggggagcagcggagattagcccgcatgaaggaaaTGTTcctaaacctgaacccaaggggggagaaaacccggacaGGTCAgtggtgaaggcaggactcagggagcccaccattagctatgctattgCGGTCAAGGGTATTCGACTGGTTATACTGCATGTGAtgtggatgatataccaggagcacacatggtgacagtttttctcccaaaagcggcgacaatagagacggaagatctcatgggcctcttaatcgctcagaatgacgttctccatacgcgattatggagagtcttcagaagccaGATGGAAGGAAAGGGTAAATCCCTCACGattggggtagatgaccgatccctggaggcggTCAAACGTCAAACTTGCCATATtcactatcgatttggcaacatacccgtgcatgtgcacaaggaaaagccgaggaaggacacctcggaggagacaccgggtgaaaatcATACCAAAGTCCCctaagaagtctcgaaagccagagaggcggaaaggactggatcaaccagggaagtaaacCTGcagcccagtgaagagcagaagctggacgacctagggctcagggtagacagcgacgcgcagtaaagcgccatgtcggaggagggcgatactccgacagtggagaagagctccaaacattaACGGAGCCAATAACCAGTAGTAAGATAACCCAGATAAACCtctaccatgcaaaagctgcatctgcgctAATTTCcggggcaagttccaaggagaaaattggaatagtgctggctcaggagccctgggtgtaccgggggcagattcgcggcctGCAAGGAAGTAGCATGCAGTAATTCCtctcctcctcttgtgaaaaaccaagggcttgcataattcttaaacgtaatttaaaatgtatgtctttcagagttctgaCCGGGgaacttgtggctatccaagtcttattggaagccgggaggagtacTCGAGAGACATTCGTGACAGtcggatacttcccaggagacgaaatccggactCCACCGGAGCAAGTCGCTAAAGTGGTGAAGTACTATGAgaaggcgttaccacttctcctcggctgcgatgccaacgcccatcacgaagccCGGAGAAGCGACgataccaatcgaagaggtgagtactttcttgaatttattcttagcaataagttaggaatatataacttagggaatactccaacatttgtgaccataACATAACTATAGGAAATACTCCAATGAACGGGCTGGAATTGGAGTGtctcggatgagccctctatgtctgatcgcagaataatcagattcgacattaagggtaactccgaaataaaaagaataataaggaatcccaggagaccGAATTTTGAATCCTATGTAACGCACCTGAGCAGGAACATGGCCCACTTTCAAGatgagacatttaccgagaataaggaggacagggtacacctgcttctcagaacttattaccccacggcggcaggcgacaacattgtgcctgacaccccaacaacgaataaaaggggaagaaaagagaactggaaattagcaaaagaggagacgggccgaaatgatttttatTCCGAAaccgggtaaaaaggatcctttttacccttaATTTTTCAGACCGAtttggtagtggacgaactcctggacgtgctaataaatactggaatacaagcccAGGGTTACGTGGACGACGCTGTTTTAATCTgtgggggcaaatatgaagatacctatgtgatagaatccaaactggactaagggttactagtgcctgatgcaggaaggtgggactgcggatgaacccagccaaaaccaatCACTAGGAGACGTATTCCTATGGGCggaaatctgggcagaaagaactgaacttagTACACAAgctagggagttacacaaactccaaagactggttggcgtgtgtatcagtggggcaatgaaaacATTTGCAATGGCATCCCTGGTGGTAATTATGGGATTAACCGCCCTCCATTTGCGCATACAgaagcaggcaaggagggcaatattcaggatggtatcagtgaggcgaggagctgtCTAAaccgaagattgatattctttctaggcggtatcccgaattactgatatcaagggataacatgacaaggtttcactttgataagaagtttgaaacacgttgcagtaacaaggcaaactgggagagcgtggctgcgacatacggcttaaaccagcaactgattggtTGTCATTGTctttggtccaagaaaaatatactttgagccaatgggcaagtacactagcatattccaggcggaaatatacgccatagacaaatgtgcctcctttagtctgcaaaggaactacagagggtaaaacatagctattctcaccgatagccaagcagcgatgaaggcacttaggtccaaccaggtgaactctaaactggtatgggaataccttgagagactgaatacattcggctcgtccaataaggtctggatactctgggttccaggccatgctggccTGTCGATGAGcgagatgaaaaagacctcgctaaatacgaggcgattgttgaagaatacaatagcaaacgcctggcagacgagcaaaaAGCGAAGCtcatcgctctgaaacgcaatcgatatCAAGATGAGGTCGAGCaaaataagaagcggagcagagtgggcaagagctcagacgctaagcaataTCCGAAGAAAATTGCGCAGCAACAGTCAGTCGACGGGCCATGAGCCACTTACGGGTGGCGCtcgcggatggtaattctgctaaCGGTAagctagcgccggaggtgtggaccagtgttgaggccaggctgtcgggaatggtctttgagcatctcctggacaccgaaggcaaacagGTGGGACTAATCACCTGTTTTGATTCCTCTcaagtggtccgtgggttccacgttatagcttgcgtggACCGGTTCTCTagagactttctcggttcgtgcagggatgtttctgtccattatgagcgacatcatggaaggagcgttgcgaaaggtgtgcccgtgtgctgcaagatgcggacttagcATAAACCCAACGAAAAcgtaactgatgctattcaccaccaagacaaggatacctgaattccatctaccacggctgaatgaacaaagattggttctttcctctaatgtaaagcatCTGGGTATAATCCTGGATTCAAAGCTaagttggagattgaacatagaactgagggttaagaaggcctgttgATGATGGATTGCGCTCTGACTCGAAACCAAGTTCCAATGCCTCAGGAGAAGAGAAAGGTGATGAAACTGGCGTCCAGACAAGAGAGTCCTTTTCACTACTTTTTTCGCCTCAAAACGACACCAAATGAGAATGGAAATCCCAAAGTTTATAATAATTGCAGCCACGGCGTGATGGATTCGGCTTCGTACCCAGAAACTCTCGacaaagaaaatcaattttccaAACAACACAATTAAACCATTTGTGGCGCGGAACAACATCGAGACGATGAGGAAAATGTGCGACCAAGATATTGACCCCAATAATTGCTGATCTGTGCGCAGCATTTCAAATTTCCACACAACAGGTCTTTGACCGCCACCGGCCTCATTTCCATGCACTTGTTCTGCGCGGCCGGAACACCTTCCAAGACTTCACTTACCAAGCACAAACGCTCGTGGGCGAACAAACTGCAATTTCTGCACGAATCCAAGCAGCGTTGATTTCCCGCTTTTCTTCACGTCCACACGAACTTCCACGCAACTAAAATAACTCGAAAATTCCGAAATACCACAAGCAAACCGAACCGAAATTCTCTGAGCAGTGCGGGTCCATTCGCTTTGGAGTTTCCCGCAAAAATCAGTCACCGCCTTTTTATGACAGTTCCCAGACTTTTCCCACAATGACGTCGCGGTGATTTCCAAACACTTCACGGGTAGGGGGTTTGTTTTTCCTCTATTTCCCTCTCAttttcgttgttgatgtcacatGTTTGGGCTTTGGCGCGGGGTGAAAGTGTCCCTTCCCGCTCGCACATAACCTCACCGCCACCGAGAAATTCCCGTTTTTACCTGCGAAGGGGGTGAAATAGGGTGAACTTACCTGGCGGAAGGGCACTGGTTCTCGTCGTTGATTTTCGTCTTCGAGGGCTTCACTTTCTCCATATCGAGACAGGTTGGCAATTCATTTGTAAACAAAACACCTTCTgcgtcgcagagagaaaatccctTCTACCTTTTCGTCACACTCGACGAAAGTTTGATGACGTACGCAGATCAGCTGGAACGCCGACTGCGTCGTGGCTGGTGCCGGAGTTTAAGTTCTAAATGGTGCGTGTATTTGGTGAATGTGGGTGGAAGTAGAGGATTGGAAATGACTTTTCCAACTTACGATATTTTTACTGAGATTTGCGCCTGTGATAGGGGTTGCATTTAACCCGGAATATAAAATTTAATCCAGTCAGTGAAGTACAGAATTTGTTCCACTAATTACCAAGCATTTTTAAGTAAATTCAACCTAATATCTAAACAGTTTTTCACATATTTTCGATTATTGAATTATCGCAATGAATCTAGGCTTCCCGTTGCGAACTGGTAACGCCCTACGAGTAGAAGTGTCGTCCCGTTTGACATTACAAGTTATTTACATTTCACCCGGCTATAGTGCGGCCGCTTGCTCCTCAAACACTTGGAAatatattccaaattttatcaCTGAAACTGGTCTTAGAATCTCATTCTGGGCCAAGTATTCACATCTAACGCACAGTTACTATCTAAAACTAAGCCGAAACGCACGATGTTTGGTTAAGAAACGAAATTGTTCCTTTGAACCTGCGAAACCGAAACACCCTCGAATCTGCAATGAGGGGCACTCGGCGTTCTACGATCCTCACTCGAAATGAAATGTCCAACTTCCTCAAGCGAGGGCGAAAGACATCACGGGACCAAGTCGAAATGTACGTTCACTTCCTCGAGGAGAACCCAACTGTGGCGATGGCTCGCAGCAACCCCACAAATGACTCCGTCATCAACTCACTTTGGGAAAGCTTGACTTATCGATTGAACTCCTCGCAGCAGGGACCATTGAAATCCTTACAACAGTGGCAAGAGGTAAGtggtttggttggatttattccAGTCTTCAATATTTCTTTCAATAATTCCACAGACATTCGCAAATTGGCGGTATCAGTTGAGATTTAAGACGCGGAAGCTGATTCAGCGCCAGGGGGATGCTCTTGAGCTCCtggaattgagcgatttagaaGAAAGGGCGCTTCGAGTTTTCACGAACATCACCTTCAACGATTCAGTAAGTAGTGCAGTGTCTCAACATATTGAGTTTGGTGTTTGATCCTTAACTGGAATCGTGGGGTTCAAATGGACCCCATCGTCCGCATTTTTactctaattattttttttaacttacgCACACGCTCATCACATGTTGCAGTGGTTGCCGAACTTGGGACGGT
The window above is part of the Hermetia illucens chromosome 3, iHerIll2.2.curated.20191125, whole genome shotgun sequence genome. Proteins encoded here:
- the LOC119652469 gene encoding S-phase kinase-associated protein 2 isoform X1 codes for the protein MEKVKPSKTKINDENQCPSASKRARLTPKILRILTDDEGHELLEEMGIGILESDDSSSSAQSSELLNALCSQSNENKSSTESEEISNSPNDTTICNANFVDPNETLLPCSYKVGNTNIEIYTDNKPMDRLHKKVVACSNSKGRSPLATVACNNNLNNITQNNNNDATSIKKQTTIPDENFFLYRPKMMNANNGGKDPFKKVSDEVLLQVFKWLPKKTLIRCSYVCRRFHRLAQDESLWTRLDLGCKTLRAGALGKIISRGVVILRLAQAEMAHPVFEPDSLESSPEFQSKLQYLDLSMAVITKPSLKMLLSKCRQLKKLSLEHVQINDEICDEIAQNVHLEALNLAMSEGIRPSSMKTMMLNLTNLHSLNVAWSHLDEGCVNALVQNVTPNLLRLNIAGCRRSMTDSYLEILGKRCPGLLELDLSDCTALTSAAIGLVTKFKDLEYLSLSRCYCISATAYMDLGKLTSLSFLDVFGLLSETALQMLQNTFPTVGINKFIHSSVARPTVGTRRTSVWGLRTRD
- the LOC119652469 gene encoding S-phase kinase-associated protein 2 isoform X2, yielding MGIGILESDDSSSSAQSSELLNALCSQSNENKSSTESEEISNSPNDTTICNANFVDPNETLLPCSYKVGNTNIEIYTDNKPMDRLHKKVVACSNSKGRSPLATVACNNNLNNITQNNNNDATSIKKQTTIPDENFFLYRPKMMNANNGGKDPFKKVSDEVLLQVFKWLPKKTLIRCSYVCRRFHRLAQDESLWTRLDLGCKTLRAGALGKIISRGVVILRLAQAEMAHPVFEPDSLESSPEFQSKLQYLDLSMAVITKPSLKMLLSKCRQLKKLSLEHVQINDEICDEIAQNVHLEALNLAMSEGIRPSSMKTMMLNLTNLHSLNVAWSHLDEGCVNALVQNVTPNLLRLNIAGCRRSMTDSYLEILGKRCPGLLELDLSDCTALTSAAIGLVTKFKDLEYLSLSRCYCISATAYMDLGKLTSLSFLDVFGLLSETALQMLQNTFPTVGINKFIHSSVARPTVGTRRTSVWGLRTRD